A stretch of the Bdellovibrio sp. 22V genome encodes the following:
- a CDS encoding rod shape-determining protein, which produces MSFFDKVQDYFSNDIAIDLGTANTLVYVKGRGIILDEPSVVAVQKNYRGMQNRVLAVGKEAKDMLGRTPGSIVAIRPIKDGVIADFEVTQSMLKYFIGKSLGEKKSFIRPRIIICVPYGITQVEKRAVKEAAQSAGAREVYLIEEPMAAAIGAGLPITEPSGNMVVDMGGGTTGVAVISLGGIVYCKSIKVAGDKFDEAIVNYVRRQFNLLIGERTAENIKIQIGNAYPFEEEKSMEIKGRDLVAGAPKTIEITSSQVNDALMDPLSEVVDAVRTALEKTPPELASDIVDNGIVLTGGGALLANLDVLLRERTGLPVSIAEDPLSCVVMGSGKVLDQLDLLRQLTVD; this is translated from the coding sequence ATGAGTTTTTTTGACAAAGTTCAAGATTATTTTTCTAACGATATCGCCATTGACCTCGGCACCGCGAACACGCTCGTTTACGTTAAAGGACGCGGCATTATTCTCGACGAACCTTCTGTCGTTGCCGTACAAAAAAATTATCGCGGAATGCAGAACCGTGTTCTTGCCGTAGGTAAAGAAGCGAAAGATATGTTGGGTCGTACACCTGGCAGTATCGTTGCAATTCGTCCGATCAAAGACGGTGTTATCGCCGACTTCGAAGTAACTCAGTCCATGTTGAAATACTTCATCGGAAAATCTTTGGGAGAGAAAAAATCTTTCATCCGCCCTCGTATCATCATCTGCGTTCCTTACGGAATCACTCAGGTGGAAAAACGTGCGGTTAAAGAAGCAGCTCAATCTGCCGGTGCACGTGAAGTTTATTTGATCGAAGAACCAATGGCAGCAGCTATTGGCGCCGGCCTTCCTATCACAGAGCCTTCCGGCAACATGGTTGTCGATATGGGCGGTGGTACGACGGGTGTGGCAGTGATTTCTTTGGGCGGTATCGTTTACTGTAAATCTATCAAAGTTGCCGGCGACAAATTCGACGAAGCGATCGTGAATTATGTTCGTCGTCAGTTCAATCTTTTGATCGGTGAAAGAACTGCTGAAAATATTAAAATCCAAATCGGTAACGCTTATCCATTCGAAGAAGAAAAGTCGATGGAGATCAAAGGTCGTGACCTTGTTGCCGGTGCCCCTAAGACAATTGAAATCACATCTTCTCAAGTGAACGATGCTTTGATGGATCCATTGTCTGAAGTTGTCGACGCTGTTCGTACAGCTCTTGAAAAAACTCCGCCGGAATTAGCTTCTGATATCGTCGATAACGGAATTGTTCTAACGGGCGGTGGCGCTCTTCTAGCGAACTTAGATGTTTTGCTTAGAGAAAGAACGGGACTTCCGGTTTCTATCGCGGAAGATCCTCTTAGCTGTGTAGTTATGGGATCTGGAAAAGTTCTCGACCAGCTTGATCTTCTCAGACAGCTTACTGTCGACTAA
- a CDS encoding 4a-hydroxytetrahydrobiopterin dehydratase, translating to MHNISDFLKEKSHPRKQGLSDVAIKESLSALHGWDLEEDRISKKFLFNNYYETMAFVNAVAYIAHFEDHHPELVVNYNHCVVRFNTHSVNGGKGGISENDFICAAKVDALRGMHFSAAPN from the coding sequence ATGCACAATATCTCTGATTTTTTAAAAGAAAAAAGTCACCCACGAAAACAAGGACTCAGCGATGTAGCTATTAAAGAATCTTTGTCGGCACTGCACGGTTGGGATCTCGAGGAAGACAGGATCAGCAAAAAATTTCTATTCAATAACTACTACGAGACGATGGCATTTGTGAATGCCGTAGCGTATATCGCCCACTTCGAAGATCATCATCCCGAGTTGGTTGTGAATTACAATCACTGCGTAGTGAGATTTAACACTCATTCCGTCAATGGCGGTAAAGGAGGGATTTCAGAAAATGATTTTATCTGTGCCGCAAAAGTCGACGCCCTTCGCGGCATGCATTTTTCAGCAGCGCCGAACTAG
- a CDS encoding glycerol-3-phosphate dehydrogenase/oxidase, with translation MKNFSFANRIQNLNKMKNQEFDLVIIGGGINGAGVARDASARGMKVALIEARDFASGTSSKSSKLIHGGIRYLENLEFKLVFEALNERTRLFEMAPHLVHPLRFMIPLYEESRVGMTKMGLGMWLYDALALFQVPEMHERLNAKESLERMPAIRSAHLLGSYIYSDAYMDDDRLVHETLRSANENGALSANYVKATGAKFKDDKITEVLCEDQISKEKFSIKTRHVISSVGPWTDEVGHTLLKDWKNILRPTKGIHLTLPKNRLPLTSAVVMAAEKSDRIVFGIPRHEMIIIGTTDTDYKESPEDVMATPEDVKYLLSITRHYFPGAEITAHDVIASYAGVRPLVNDGSSTEGKTSREHTIIADPRGITFVAGGKYTTYRLMCQQTVNKALEAFSFEEKVQFAKADTTKPLNPYTSVDAFQQAQNQVDAWAAETGRPLEDVKHLAERYGLEAAEILEKYPENYSYWQLEAAQAIDMTMCLHMRDFWARRVPLFLADRNHGVKVIDEVGAVFQEKLGWSDARLDEEKHLLTAYMAREVEWKKHF, from the coding sequence ATGAAAAATTTCTCCTTCGCAAATCGTATTCAGAATTTGAATAAAATGAAAAACCAGGAATTCGATCTGGTGATTATCGGGGGAGGAATTAACGGAGCAGGGGTCGCTCGTGATGCTTCAGCGCGCGGGATGAAAGTGGCTTTGATTGAAGCGCGCGACTTTGCTTCGGGAACATCTTCGAAATCTTCAAAACTTATCCACGGCGGTATTCGTTACTTAGAGAACCTCGAATTCAAGCTGGTTTTTGAAGCGTTGAACGAACGCACTCGTTTGTTTGAAATGGCTCCGCATCTTGTGCATCCATTGCGCTTTATGATTCCTCTATACGAGGAAAGCCGCGTGGGCATGACGAAAATGGGTTTGGGCATGTGGCTTTATGATGCCCTGGCCCTTTTCCAAGTACCCGAAATGCACGAACGCCTTAATGCAAAAGAATCTTTGGAAAGAATGCCGGCGATTCGTTCCGCCCATCTTCTTGGCTCTTATATTTATTCTGATGCCTATATGGATGATGACCGTTTGGTGCACGAAACACTGCGTTCGGCGAATGAAAATGGCGCGTTGTCTGCGAACTATGTCAAAGCCACGGGCGCGAAATTCAAAGACGACAAAATTACTGAAGTTCTTTGTGAAGATCAAATCAGCAAAGAAAAGTTCTCGATTAAAACCCGTCATGTGATTAGCAGCGTAGGACCGTGGACCGATGAAGTGGGACATACTCTTTTAAAAGACTGGAAGAACATTCTTCGTCCGACAAAAGGGATTCATCTGACTTTGCCGAAAAATCGTCTGCCACTCACAAGCGCCGTGGTGATGGCGGCCGAAAAAAGTGATCGTATTGTTTTTGGCATTCCTCGCCATGAAATGATCATCATTGGCACCACAGACACGGATTACAAGGAATCTCCGGAAGATGTCATGGCCACGCCTGAGGATGTAAAATATCTTTTGTCGATCACTCGCCACTATTTTCCAGGCGCTGAAATTACAGCTCATGATGTGATTGCGAGTTATGCGGGAGTGCGTCCTCTTGTGAACGATGGTTCTTCTACTGAAGGAAAAACCAGCAGAGAGCACACGATTATCGCCGATCCGCGAGGCATTACTTTCGTGGCGGGTGGTAAGTACACGACCTACCGTTTGATGTGCCAGCAGACCGTGAATAAAGCTTTAGAGGCCTTTTCTTTCGAGGAAAAAGTGCAGTTCGCAAAAGCTGATACAACGAAGCCTTTGAACCCGTACACAAGTGTCGATGCCTTTCAGCAGGCGCAAAATCAAGTCGATGCGTGGGCAGCCGAAACGGGCCGACCTTTGGAAGACGTCAAACATCTTGCCGAACGTTATGGTTTAGAGGCCGCGGAGATTCTTGAAAAATATCCTGAAAATTATAGCTACTGGCAGTTAGAAGCCGCTCAGGCCATTGATATGACGATGTGTCTGCACATGCGTGATTTCTGGGCTCGCCGAGTTCCTTTGTTCCTTGCTGATCGCAATCATGGCGTTAAAGTCATCGATGAAGTCGGCGCTGTTTTTCAAGAAAAGTTAGGATGGAGCGATGCTCGCCTCGACGAAGAAAAACATCTTTTAACTGCCTATATGGCGCGCGAAGTAGAGTGGAAAAAACATTTCTAG
- a CDS encoding HAD family hydrolase translates to MKYKDYSTEIWNRINTTLDQVLKEDSSPVAAFDADGTLWDIDLGETFFHYQIDNKLVPLPPHPWEHYEDMKALHPPTAYLWLAQICKGQSLQQIYSWAKAAVIEQAPLPIFLEQKKLIDLFLSRGVRVYVVTASVKWAVEPGAEMLGLRKEDVLGVETVVEKDLVTDVQKGMITYRQGKVDALLHATQGKKPFFCSGNTMGDFQLLQASTHLSLAVSAASRDDKLFKTEYELQQNAENFQWLSHRFI, encoded by the coding sequence ATGAAATACAAAGACTATTCCACCGAGATTTGGAACCGCATAAATACGACACTAGACCAAGTTTTAAAAGAAGATTCTTCGCCTGTTGCCGCGTTCGATGCCGACGGAACTTTGTGGGATATCGACTTGGGAGAAACCTTTTTCCACTATCAGATTGATAACAAGCTTGTGCCTCTTCCGCCACATCCTTGGGAACACTACGAAGACATGAAAGCACTTCATCCTCCCACGGCGTACCTTTGGCTAGCTCAAATTTGTAAAGGTCAAAGCTTGCAGCAGATCTACAGCTGGGCCAAGGCGGCCGTTATAGAACAAGCTCCCCTGCCCATTTTTCTTGAACAAAAGAAGCTTATCGATTTGTTTTTATCCCGAGGCGTGCGCGTTTATGTAGTGACCGCGTCTGTGAAGTGGGCCGTTGAGCCCGGAGCCGAAATGCTGGGCCTGCGCAAAGAAGACGTTTTGGGCGTTGAAACTGTCGTGGAGAAAGATCTTGTCACTGATGTGCAAAAGGGAATGATCACTTACCGTCAGGGTAAAGTGGATGCACTATTGCACGCCACCCAAGGCAAGAAGCCGTTCTTCTGCTCTGGCAATACAATGGGCGACTTCCAGCTTCTGCAAGCGTCCACACATTTGAGTTTGGCGGTGAGTGCCGCTTCTCGCGACGATAAATTATTTAAAACAGAGTATGAATTGCAACAAAACGCCGAAAACTTCCAATGGCTTTCGCATCGTTTTATCTAA
- a CDS encoding aminopeptidase P family protein, protein MRKPTFDMNIFAERRNKVGQEIQGGALVVASHPEHIRNHDVHYPYRQDSNLFYLTGWEEPESILVYRPGLKPETVMFVRRRDPERETWDGFRYGPEGCEREFKIDKAYPIDEFTKVAPQLLKEVDRVYYRLYKNPEVDHQMQGVLEMVKQMQGRTGYGLLSIHDADTLLGEMRLVKSEYELTQLREACEISAQAHLAAMRFTRPGVTERQVQGVLAHHFYMKGAAREGYNFIVASGNSATTLHYNFNDQVCKDGDLLLIDAGAEYNYYTGDITRTYPVNGKFTDEQARVYEGVLKVQKQIIDYVKPGIVFKELHDMGTSLLTDLMLELGLLSGRKDDLIQALAQKKYYPHGIGHWLGMDVHDAGLYFKKGEPRPIEANMCFTIEPGLYIPAEDTSAPQKYRGIGIRIEDNIRVTSNGSENMTSSVPKEIADIEKVVGK, encoded by the coding sequence ATGAGAAAACCCACTTTTGATATGAACATTTTTGCGGAGCGAAGAAATAAAGTAGGACAAGAAATTCAAGGTGGAGCTCTTGTTGTCGCTTCTCATCCGGAACACATTCGTAACCACGATGTGCACTATCCGTATCGCCAAGATTCTAATTTGTTTTATCTAACGGGTTGGGAAGAACCAGAGTCTATCTTGGTTTACCGTCCCGGTTTAAAACCAGAAACAGTGATGTTCGTGCGTCGCCGTGATCCTGAAAGAGAAACGTGGGATGGATTCCGCTACGGTCCTGAAGGCTGTGAGCGTGAATTTAAAATCGACAAAGCCTATCCCATTGACGAATTTACAAAGGTGGCTCCGCAGCTTTTGAAGGAAGTCGATCGCGTTTATTATCGCTTGTATAAAAATCCTGAAGTCGATCATCAAATGCAGGGTGTGCTTGAGATGGTAAAACAGATGCAAGGTCGTACAGGTTACGGTTTGCTCTCCATTCATGATGCTGACACTTTGTTGGGTGAAATGCGTTTGGTAAAATCCGAATACGAACTGACACAATTGCGTGAAGCGTGCGAAATCAGCGCGCAAGCTCACTTGGCAGCGATGCGCTTCACTCGCCCAGGCGTGACTGAACGTCAGGTTCAAGGCGTCTTGGCTCATCATTTCTATATGAAAGGGGCTGCGCGCGAGGGTTACAACTTTATCGTAGCTTCAGGAAACTCAGCAACGACGTTGCACTACAATTTCAACGACCAAGTTTGTAAAGATGGCGACTTGCTTCTGATCGATGCGGGGGCAGAGTACAACTATTATACGGGTGATATCACAAGAACTTATCCAGTGAACGGCAAGTTCACGGACGAGCAAGCGCGTGTTTACGAAGGCGTTCTTAAAGTTCAAAAACAAATCATCGACTACGTAAAGCCTGGAATTGTCTTTAAAGAGCTTCACGATATGGGAACGTCATTATTGACGGATCTTATGTTGGAGTTAGGTCTTTTGAGCGGTCGCAAAGACGATTTGATCCAAGCTTTGGCGCAAAAGAAATATTATCCGCATGGCATTGGTCACTGGTTGGGTATGGATGTGCATGATGCCGGTTTGTACTTCAAAAAAGGCGAGCCACGTCCGATCGAAGCGAATATGTGCTTCACGATTGAGCCAGGTCTTTATATCCCGGCCGAAGACACGTCAGCTCCGCAAAAGTATCGTGGTATCGGGATTCGTATCGAAGACAATATCCGCGTTACTTCAAACGGTTCAGAGAATATGACCTCTTCCGTTCCTAAAGAAATCGCCGACATCGAAAAAGTTGTCGGTAAATAA
- a CDS encoding patatin-like phospholipase family protein — MSSSSLLRRSSCLALFLFLASCQGLRTREDIRKTPPPTTRPPVTYPQQPTPQAPPMETDEEEVTEAPPPPPAPVIPSMPKIGIILGGGGAKTYAHIGFLHELMRAKVPVHAIGGIEFAAPMAALYANKEQANDVEWQMFKLKEEDVLKKSLLGGVSKNNEVTVLKDFIGSAFSRAKAEDFRIPFACPSYNLKKNQIYLMNRGPLDQLMYLCMAYPPFFKSYQGSIAGVRDVTSLANYLRQKGANYIVFVNVLQTPGGSKPYTADVAATDNILWSEVAGQYNKAMPGVDVVVSLDTSNYGMMDFDKRREIMSKGADSAARQLKGLTRKWGL, encoded by the coding sequence ATGAGTTCTTCATCTTTGCTCAGAAGATCTAGTTGTTTGGCTCTTTTTTTATTCTTGGCAAGTTGCCAAGGGTTAAGAACACGCGAAGACATTCGTAAAACGCCTCCACCGACAACTCGTCCTCCTGTCACGTATCCGCAACAGCCGACGCCGCAAGCTCCGCCGATGGAGACGGACGAAGAAGAAGTGACGGAGGCGCCGCCACCTCCACCAGCACCCGTGATTCCTTCCATGCCTAAGATCGGAATTATTCTTGGCGGCGGAGGAGCGAAGACCTATGCGCATATTGGGTTCTTGCATGAGTTAATGCGCGCAAAAGTTCCGGTACACGCTATTGGCGGGATTGAATTCGCGGCACCGATGGCGGCATTGTATGCCAATAAAGAGCAGGCGAATGATGTCGAGTGGCAGATGTTCAAACTGAAAGAAGAGGATGTCCTTAAGAAATCTTTGTTAGGTGGAGTCAGCAAAAATAATGAAGTCACCGTTCTAAAGGATTTCATCGGATCTGCATTTTCTCGCGCGAAGGCCGAAGATTTCCGTATTCCTTTTGCGTGTCCTTCTTACAATTTGAAAAAGAACCAGATTTATCTAATGAACCGCGGTCCTTTAGATCAGCTTATGTATCTATGCATGGCTTACCCGCCGTTCTTTAAGTCTTATCAAGGCAGTATTGCCGGCGTGAGAGATGTCACGTCGCTCGCGAACTACCTTCGCCAAAAAGGCGCGAACTATATCGTGTTTGTGAATGTTCTTCAGACTCCGGGTGGGTCTAAGCCTTATACGGCGGATGTTGCGGCCACTGACAATATTTTGTGGAGCGAAGTGGCCGGGCAATATAACAAAGCTATGCCAGGCGTCGACGTTGTCGTTTCGCTTGATACGTCAAATTATGGTATGATGGATTTTGATAAACGCCGAGAGATCATGAGCAAAGGGGCGGATTCAGCCGCTCGCCAACTCAAAGGTCTGACTCGTAAATGGGGCTTGTAG
- a CDS encoding TlyA family RNA methyltransferase, whose amino-acid sequence MSDKKRLDVWLTEKGLAPSRTHAQDLIDAGQVYLQEGAQKKILKKASLPMDDSFLGKIFIEEGSANRFVSRGGLKLEGALAHLNLSVKDLRVLDVGISTGGFADCLLQNGAAQVLGVDVGHGQVHQSLLKNPRLQVIEGINARQLSQEAQVLKSTPAEKFDLIVMDVSFISIALIIPELTGFLKTEGHLLSLVKPQFEVGIDGLSKGGIVKDTSLYQDVEERIKNLCREQGLKVLDYFSSPIQGKDGNNEFFIFAQKI is encoded by the coding sequence ATGTCGGATAAGAAAAGACTGGATGTATGGCTGACAGAAAAGGGGCTCGCTCCTTCTCGCACCCATGCGCAGGATCTTATCGATGCCGGGCAAGTATATCTTCAAGAAGGCGCTCAGAAAAAAATATTAAAGAAAGCCAGCCTTCCTATGGACGACTCCTTTCTGGGCAAAATTTTTATTGAAGAAGGAAGTGCCAACCGCTTCGTTTCCCGTGGCGGATTAAAATTGGAAGGAGCTTTGGCTCATCTGAATCTTTCTGTGAAAGACCTCAGAGTCTTGGATGTGGGAATTTCAACGGGCGGATTTGCAGACTGCCTTCTGCAGAACGGGGCCGCCCAAGTTTTGGGCGTCGATGTCGGTCATGGCCAGGTCCACCAGAGTCTTCTTAAAAATCCACGCCTTCAAGTTATTGAAGGAATCAACGCACGTCAGTTATCGCAAGAGGCGCAGGTTTTAAAATCGACCCCTGCGGAAAAATTCGACCTTATCGTGATGGATGTTTCGTTTATTTCTATCGCGTTGATCATTCCTGAGCTGACGGGATTTCTTAAGACCGAAGGCCATCTTTTAAGCCTCGTTAAGCCGCAATTTGAAGTGGGCATTGACGGTTTATCCAAGGGGGGTATAGTCAAGGATACTTCCCTGTATCAGGACGTTGAAGAACGCATTAAAAATCTTTGTCGCGAACAGGGTCTTAAAGTTTTGGATTATTTTTCTTCACCCATTCAGGGAAAGGATGGAAATAATGAGTTCTTCATCTTTGCTCAGAAGATCTAG
- a CDS encoding polyprenyl synthetase family protein, whose product MDLAIQLDQEIAKRTQTVNQFVENYLASMELPQGEAIAELRKSMLYSATNGGKRFRPVLSLLVGELFGCAMERVLPFAAAVEFIHTYSLIHDDLPCMDNDDMRRGKPTNHKVFGEDFALLAGDALLTEAFMLIAENYGDTSFLVGQLSRLLSDAAGIRGMVGGQALDLRAGDKKMTQEELSHLHLLKTGALIRVSVEGAAVIAGAKPREIESLRKFGEGLGLAFQVADDVLDHGEKDQDARSFTGILGLEGTKSYLQEVSQKTLAELHKVSADAPMLEYLINFNQSRKH is encoded by the coding sequence TTGGATTTGGCAATTCAACTCGATCAGGAAATCGCAAAACGCACGCAAACTGTGAATCAGTTTGTGGAAAACTATTTAGCGTCTATGGAGTTGCCTCAAGGCGAAGCGATTGCGGAGTTGAGAAAATCCATGCTTTATTCAGCGACCAACGGAGGCAAACGTTTCCGTCCTGTTTTGTCTCTATTGGTGGGTGAACTTTTTGGTTGTGCAATGGAGAGGGTTCTTCCTTTCGCGGCGGCCGTCGAGTTTATTCATACGTACTCTTTGATTCACGACGATCTGCCATGCATGGATAACGATGACATGCGACGTGGGAAGCCCACAAATCACAAAGTTTTTGGCGAAGACTTCGCGCTTCTTGCAGGCGACGCTTTGCTCACGGAAGCCTTCATGCTTATTGCGGAAAATTATGGCGACACAAGTTTTCTTGTCGGCCAGCTAAGTCGTCTTCTTTCGGATGCGGCAGGGATTCGTGGGATGGTTGGCGGTCAAGCCCTCGATCTTCGTGCTGGCGATAAAAAAATGACTCAAGAGGAGTTATCGCACTTACATCTTCTTAAAACAGGCGCACTGATTCGTGTTTCTGTCGAAGGCGCTGCCGTTATTGCAGGCGCCAAACCGCGCGAAATCGAAAGCCTTAGAAAATTTGGCGAAGGTTTAGGTCTCGCTTTCCAAGTAGCTGACGACGTCTTGGATCATGGTGAAAAAGATCAGGATGCGCGCAGTTTTACGGGCATTCTGGGTCTTGAAGGTACGAAATCGTATCTGCAAGAAGTCAGTCAGAAAACTTTGGCGGAACTTCATAAAGTTTCTGCGGATGCTCCGATGCTGGAGTATCTCATTAACTTCAATCAATCTCGCAAGCACTAA
- a CDS encoding exodeoxyribonuclease VII small subunit, whose amino-acid sequence MDFEKKLGRLEEIVQKMEKGDLALEDSLKLFEEGVKLSRECHQRLNEAESKVKLLMSVGADGQPVVTDFSPEEN is encoded by the coding sequence ATGGATTTCGAGAAGAAGTTAGGACGCCTTGAAGAGATCGTCCAAAAAATGGAAAAAGGCGATCTTGCTCTTGAAGATTCTTTGAAGCTTTTTGAAGAAGGCGTGAAGTTGTCGCGCGAATGTCATCAGCGCTTGAACGAAGCAGAGTCAAAAGTGAAGCTTTTGATGTCTGTCGGAGCTGATGGTCAACCTGTTGTGACTGATTTTTCTCCAGAGGAAAATTAA
- the xseA gene encoding exodeoxyribonuclease VII large subunit: MSDVPNQAFRKTEISAQTSSALPENLTKNEPAILSIEQLNIYIKQLLEGQVGMVWVKGEISNFKAHSSGHFYFSLKDAKSQITAVMFRGHNSRLKFKPVDGMEVIVRGRITVYEPRGNYQLMCEMMEPVGAGALQKAFEQLKMKLKAEGLFETARKKPIPTFPRHVAIVTSPTGAAIRDILNVLSRRAKSIQVTVVPTIVQGEAAAPQIREAFKKAVALPGVDVVIVGRGGGSIEDMWCFNDEALARLIAASPVPVISAVGHEIDFTIADFVADLRAPTPSAAAELVSKSAGELGNKVKSLDRMLVLSFEKKMKYLREKMTGLSKRLVDPQRRLQDLELRNDDLLNRLEFAMNRLLTEREHRVVLLTEKLGDPQDLIDEHRKDLEYLKSHAAKALQLALEKKSAKMFRLMAMLDSLSPLKVVERGYSIVTKKDEVIKSARQVKKGDLLNIRLAQGSLTAVVDSVKEE, translated from the coding sequence ATGTCAGATGTTCCAAATCAAGCCTTTCGCAAAACAGAAATTTCAGCGCAGACAAGCTCTGCGCTTCCGGAAAATTTGACTAAAAATGAGCCGGCGATTCTCTCTATTGAACAATTAAATATATATATTAAGCAGCTCCTGGAAGGCCAAGTAGGCATGGTCTGGGTCAAGGGAGAGATTTCTAATTTTAAGGCGCATTCTTCCGGCCACTTTTATTTCAGTTTAAAAGATGCAAAGTCACAAATCACAGCGGTGATGTTTCGCGGGCACAACTCGCGGCTAAAATTCAAACCTGTTGATGGCATGGAAGTGATCGTTCGTGGACGTATCACGGTCTATGAACCTCGCGGCAATTATCAGTTGATGTGCGAGATGATGGAGCCTGTAGGTGCCGGGGCTTTACAAAAAGCCTTTGAGCAACTCAAAATGAAACTCAAAGCAGAAGGTCTTTTCGAGACCGCGCGAAAAAAACCTATTCCCACGTTTCCAAGACACGTGGCGATTGTGACGTCCCCTACGGGAGCGGCGATTCGCGATATTCTGAACGTCCTTTCCCGCCGCGCGAAATCCATTCAAGTGACGGTTGTTCCTACCATTGTGCAAGGCGAGGCGGCGGCTCCACAAATTCGTGAAGCTTTCAAAAAAGCGGTGGCTCTTCCCGGCGTTGATGTTGTGATCGTGGGCAGGGGGGGCGGCTCCATCGAAGACATGTGGTGCTTCAATGACGAAGCCTTGGCTCGTTTGATCGCCGCAAGCCCGGTGCCAGTAATTTCGGCGGTAGGACATGAGATCGACTTTACAATCGCTGACTTTGTAGCCGACCTGCGCGCACCGACGCCATCAGCAGCGGCAGAACTTGTTTCGAAAAGTGCCGGTGAACTCGGAAACAAAGTTAAATCGCTCGACAGAATGTTAGTTCTTTCTTTCGAGAAAAAGATGAAATACCTGCGCGAGAAAATGACAGGTCTGTCAAAACGACTTGTAGATCCACAGCGCCGCTTGCAGGATCTTGAGTTGCGTAATGATGATCTTTTGAATCGTCTTGAGTTTGCGATGAACCGTCTTCTGACAGAACGTGAGCATCGCGTGGTACTTTTGACAGAAAAGCTCGGCGATCCGCAGGACTTGATTGATGAGCACAGAAAAGACCTCGAGTATTTAAAATCGCATGCGGCGAAAGCTTTGCAGCTGGCACTCGAAAAGAAGAGTGCCAAGATGTTCCGCTTGATGGCGATGCTGGACAGCCTCAGCCCCCTTAAGGTGGTTGAAAGAGGCTATTCTATTGTTACGAAAAAAGATGAAGTTATTAAGTCAGCTCGCCAGGTAAAGAAGGGGGACCTTCTGAATATTCGCCTGGCGCAAGGTTCACTGACCGCTGTTGTTGACAGCGTGAAGGAGGAATAG
- a CDS encoding alpha/beta hydrolase, with translation MEYFISFVKIIIAVVLLLAAGIFFFQGRMIFFPETLPKDYSFEFKIPAEEKYTSLDGEVIHSLYFRAEKPKGVILYFHGNAGALDSWGELGEEFIKSTGWSLWMVDYPGYGKSTGSVGSEENLHKMASAVFMEVKKLEPQHKIVVLGRSMGSGLALRLASENPLAGVILETPYYSGTELAKTMFPWVPQLLVRYKFPSNEWAKEVSCPVLIVHGTEDEVIPLEHGKRLFELLPGKKRMTVIKGGHHNDLTEYEEYWQGIRDFLATL, from the coding sequence ATGGAATATTTTATTTCCTTCGTCAAAATCATCATTGCGGTGGTTCTGCTTCTTGCTGCGGGCATCTTTTTCTTTCAAGGCCGGATGATATTTTTTCCGGAGACGCTGCCTAAAGATTATTCCTTCGAATTCAAAATTCCCGCCGAAGAAAAATACACATCTCTCGATGGTGAAGTGATTCACAGTCTTTATTTTCGCGCGGAAAAACCGAAAGGCGTGATTCTTTATTTTCACGGCAATGCGGGTGCCCTCGATTCTTGGGGAGAGCTCGGCGAAGAGTTCATTAAAAGCACCGGCTGGAGTTTGTGGATGGTGGATTATCCCGGCTATGGAAAAAGCACGGGCTCCGTCGGTTCGGAAGAAAATCTGCACAAAATGGCCTCGGCCGTTTTTATGGAAGTAAAAAAGCTCGAGCCACAACATAAAATCGTCGTCTTAGGTCGGTCGATGGGTTCGGGTTTGGCTTTGCGATTGGCATCGGAAAATCCGCTGGCGGGAGTGATTCTTGAAACGCCTTATTACAGCGGAACAGAGCTGGCGAAGACGATGTTTCCTTGGGTGCCGCAACTCTTAGTGCGCTACAAGTTTCCTTCCAACGAGTGGGCAAAGGAAGTAAGTTGTCCTGTTTTAATAGTGCATGGGACCGAAGATGAAGTGATTCCTCTTGAGCACGGCAAAAGACTTTTCGAACTTCTTCCAGGAAAGAAAAGAATGACCGTTATTAAAGGCGGCCACCACAACGATCTGACCGAGTACGAAGAGTATTGGCAGGGAATTCGAGACTTTCTTGCGACACTATAA